A window of the Hordeum vulgare subsp. vulgare unplaced genomic scaffold, MorexV3_pseudomolecules_assembly, whole genome shotgun sequence genome harbors these coding sequences:
- the LOC123423435 gene encoding ribulose bisphosphate carboxylase large chain, with the protein MSPQTETKAGVGFQAGVKDYKLTYYTPEYETKDTDILAAFRVSPQPGVPPEEAGAAVAAESSTGTWTTVWTDGLTSLDRYKGRCYHIEPVAGEDSQWICYVAYPLDLFEEGSVTNMFTSIVGNVFGFKALRALRLEDLRIPPTYSKTFQGPPHGIQVERDKLNKYGRPLLGCTIKPKLGLSAKNYGRACYECLRGGLDFTKDDENVNSQPFMRWRDRFVFCAEAIYKSQAETGEIKGHYLNATAGTCEEMIKRAVFARELGVPIVMHDYLTGGFTANTTLAHYCRDNGLLLHIHRAMHAVIDRQKNHGMHFRVLAKALRMSGGDHIHSGTVVGKLEGEREMTLGFVDLLRDDFIEKDRARGIFFTQDWVSMPGVIPVASGGIHVWHMPALTEIFGDDSVLQFGGGTLGHPWGNAPGAAANRVALEACVQARNEGRDLAREGNEIIRAACKWSPELAAACEVWKAIKFEFEPVDTIDKKV; encoded by the coding sequence cagaaactaaagcAGGTGTTGGATTTCAAGCTGGTGTTAAAGATTATAAATTGACTTACTACACCCCAGAGTATGAAACTAAGGATACTGATATCTTGGCAGCATTCCGAGTAAGTCCTCAGCCTGGGGTTCCGCCCGAAGAAGCAGGGGCTGCAGTAGCTGCCGAATCTTCTACTGGTACATGGACAACTGTTTGGACTGATGGACTTACCAGTCTTGATCGTTACAAAGGACGATGCTATCACATCGAGCCTGTTGCTGGGGAAGACAGCCAATGGATCTGTTATGTAGCTTATCCATTAGACCTATTTGAGGAGGGTTCCGTTACTAACATGTTTACTTCCATTGTGGGTAACGTATTTGGGTTCAAAGCCCTACGTGCTCTACGTTTGGAGGATCTACGAATTCCCCCTACTTATTCAAAAACTTTCCAAGGCCCGCCTCATGGTATCCAAGTTGAAAGAGATAAGTTGAACAAGTATGGCCGTCCTTTATTGGGATGTACTATTAAACCAAAATTGGGATTATCCGCAAAAAATTATGGTAGAGCGTGTTATGAGTGTCTACGTGGTGGACTTGATTTTACCAAAGATGATGAAAACGTAAACTCACAACCATTTATGCGCTGGAGAGACCGTTTTGTCTTTTGTGCCGAAGCTATTTATAAATCACAGGCCGAAACCGGTGAAATCAAGGGGCATTACTTGAATGCGACTGCGGGTACATGTGAAGAAATGATTAAGAGAGCTGTATTTGCGAGAGAATTAGGGGTTCCTATTGTAATGCATGACTACTTAACCGGGGGATTCACCGCAAATACTACTTTGGCTCACTATTGCCGCGACAATGGCTTACTTCTTCACATTCACCGTGCAATGCATGCAGTTATTGATAGACAGAAAAATCATGGTATGCATTTCCGTGTATTAGCTAAAGCATTGCGTATGTCTGGGGGAGATCATATCCACTCCGGTACAGTAGTAGGTAAGTTAGAAGGGGAACGCGAAATGACTTTAGGTTTTGTTGATTTATTGCGCGATGATTTTATTGAAAAAGATCGTGCTCGCGGTATCTTTTTCACTCAGGACTGGGTATCCATGCCAGGTGTTATACCGGTAGCTTCAGGTGGTATTCATGTTTGGCATATGCCAGCTCTGACCGAAATCTTTGGGGACGATTCTGTATTACAATTTGGTGGAGGAACTTTAGGACATCCTTGGGGGAATGCACCTGGTGCAGCAGCTAATCGAGTGGCTTTAGAAGCTTGTGTACAAGCTCGTAACGAAGGGCGTGATCTTGCTCGCGAAGGTAATGAAATTATCCGAGCAGCTTGCAAATGGAGTCCTGAACTAGCCGCAGCTTGTGAAGTATGGAAGGCGATCAAATTCGAGTTCGAGCCGGTAGATACTATCGATAAGAAGGTCTAA